The following proteins are encoded in a genomic region of Toxotes jaculatrix isolate fToxJac2 chromosome 3, fToxJac2.pri, whole genome shotgun sequence:
- the ipo9 gene encoding importin-9: MSAAGSARSGSAAGPVQQGLKEALIETLTAILSPVQEVRAAAEEQIKVLEVTEEFGVHLAELTVDPQGALAIRQLASVILKQYVETHWCSQSEKFRPPETTDQAKAAIRELLPGGLRESISKVRSSVAYAVSAIAHWDWPEAWPQLFTLLMEMLVSGDVSAVHGAMRVLTEFTREVTDTQMPLVAPVILPEMYKIFTMAEVYSIRTRSRAVEIFTTCANLICAIEELEKGAAKALIFPVVQQFTEAFVQALQMPDGPSSDSGLKMEVLKAVTALVKNFPKPMVSSMQQILPIVWNTLTESAAFYVRTEVNYTEEVDDPVDSDGEVLGFENLVFSIFEFVHTLLENNKFKSTVKKALPELIYYVILYMQITEDQIKVWTANPQQFVEDEDDDTFSYSVRISAQDLLLAVAAEFQNESAAALAAAATRHLQEAEQAKNSGNEHWWKIHEACMLALGSVKTIITENVKNGRIQFDMHGFLAGVILADLNLAAASPFLLGRALWAASRFTAAMSPELIQQFLQATVSGLHDSQPPSVRISAVRAIWGYCDQLKLSESTHVLQPFLPSILEGLVQLAAQFSSEVLTLVMETLCIVCTVDPAFTTSAENKICPLTIAIFLKYNNDPVVASLAQDIFKELAQIEGCQGPMQMRLIPTLVSIMQAPPDKIPSGLCATSIDILTTVVRNTKPPLSEMLVCQAFPVVAQCTLRTDDNTIMQNGGECLRAYVSVALEQIAQWRDEQGNSGLWYVMQVVNQLLDPRTSEFTAAFVGRLVSTLISRAGTELGEQLDQILRAILSKMQQAETLSVMQSLIMVFAHLVHSQLEPLLEFLCSLPGPTGKPALEFVMTEWMSRQHLFYGQYEGKVSTVALCKLLQHGLNTDDKRLQDIVVKGEEIYSPEDGIRTRSKSAKNPERWTNIPLLVKIFKLIINELSTVVEANASRANAGDWSQDSSGMWEEQEEDEGEEDEEEDEGLAGQLLSDLIASNKYDDDYYEDDEEDDPDALKDPIYQIDLQAYLTDFLTQFAQQPCYSMFSGHLNNAERQTLQSIGL, from the exons ATGAGTGCGGCGGGTAGTGCGCGGTCCGGTTCGGCGGCCGGCCCGGTCCAGCAGGGACTAAAAGAGGCTCTGATCGAGACGCTGACGGCCATCCTGTCCCCGGTTCAAGAAGTGCGCGCCGCCGCGGAGGAGCAGATCAAAGTGCTGGAAGTGACAGAGG AGTTTGGCGTCCACTTGGCAGAACTCACAGTTGATCCTCAGGGGGCACTCGCCATCCGTCAG ttagCATCAGTCATACTGAAACAGTATGTTGAGACTCACTGGTGTTCTCAGTCGGAGAAATTCAGGCCTCCTGAAACCACAGATCAG GCTAAAGCTGCCATCAGGGAGCTGTTGCCAGGCGGTCTGCGTGAGTCGATTAGCAAAGTCCGCTCCAGTGTTGCGTATGCCGTGTCAGCCATCGCCCACTGGGACTGGCCTGAAGCTTGGCCGCagctcttcaccctgctgatgGAGATGCTGGTCAGCGGAGATGTCAGTGCTGTGCACGGGGCCATGAGGGTCCTGACAG AGTTTACTCGGGAGGTGACAGATACGCAGATGCCGCTGGTGGCTCCAGTCATCCTGCCTGAAATGTACAAGATCTTCACCATGGCTGAG GTTTACAGTATTCGTACCCGCTCCAGAGCAGTGGAGATATTCACCACCTGTGCCAACCTTATCTGTGCCATTGAGGAGCTTGAAAAG GGTGCAGCCAAAGCGTTGATCTTCCCTGTGGTGCAGCAGTTCACAGAAGCATTTGTGCAGGCTCTGCAGATGCCTGATGGACCCTCATCTGACAGTGGTCTTAAGATGGAAGTCCTCAAG gCAGTGACAGCTTTGGTAAAGAACTTCCCCAAACCCATGGTGTCCTCCATGCAGCAAATTTTACCCATTGTGTGGAACACGCTGACTGAAAGTGCAGCTTT TTATGTAAGAACAGAAGTTAACTACACAGAGGAAGTGGACGACCCGGTAGACTCAGATG gtgAGGTTCTGGGTTTTGAAAATCTTGTATTCAGCATCTTTGAGTTTGTCCACACGCTGCTGGAGAACAACAAGTTCAAGAGCACAGTGAAGAAAGCGCTGCCCGAACTCATCTACTACGTCATCCTGTACATGCAGATCACTGAAGACCAG ATCAAAGTGTGGACGGCTAACCCCCAGCAGTTtgtggaggatgaggatgatgacacTTTCTCCTACTCTGTCAGGATCTCTGCTCAGGATCTGCTGCTG GCTGTTGCTGCAGAGTTTCAGAATGAGAGCGCAGCAGCGCTGGCAGCGGCCGCGACCAGACACCTCCAGGAGGCAGAGCAGGCCAAAAACAGTGGCAATGAGCACTG GTGGAAGATCCATGAAGCTTGTATGTTGGCTCTCGGTTCGGTCAAAACCATCATCACAGAGAATGTGAAGAACGGTCGTATCCAGTTTGACATGCATGGTTTCCTGGCTGGTGTTATCCTCGCTGATCTCAACCTAGCAG CGGCGTCTCCGTTCCTCCTTGGCCGGGCTCTGTGGGCGGCCAGTCGCTTCACAGCAGCCATGTCTCCTGAGCTCATCCAGCAGTTCCTCCAGGCCACCGTCAGTGGGCTTCACGACAGCCAGCCGCCCTCCGTCCGCATCTCTGCGGTCAGGGCCATCTGGGG GTACTGTGATCAGCTGAAGCTGTCAGAGAGCACCCATGTCCTTCAGCCCTTCCTCCCCAGCATCCTTGAGGGACTGGTCCAACTGGCCGCCCAGTTCAGCTCAGAGGTGCTTACCCTCGTCATGGAGACGCTGTGCATCGTCTGCACCGTCGACCCGGCTTTCACCACCAGCGCCGAGAACAAGATCTGCCCCCTCACCATTGCTATTTTCCTTAAATATAACAATG acCCTGTGGTGGCGTCTCTGGCTCAGGACATCTTCAAGGAACTGGCACAGATCGAAGGCTGCCAGGGCCCCATGCAGATGCGTCTTATCCCCACACTGGTCAGCATCATGCAGGCTCCCCCCGACAAGATCCCCTCTGGACTCTGTGCT ACGTCCATAGACATCCTGACCACTGTCGTGCGCAACACcaaacctcctctgtcagagaTGCTGGTGTGCCAGGCATTCCCTGTGGTGGCACAGTGCACCTTGCGTACTGACGACAACACGATAATGCAG AATGGTGGTGAGTGCCTGCGGGCGTATGTCTCTGTTGCCCTGGAGCAGATTGCACAGTGGAGGGACGAGCAGGGCAACAGCGGCCTCTGGTACGTCATGCAGGTGGTCAACCAGCTGCTGGACCCCCGGACCTCTGAGTTCACGGCTGCCTTCGTGGGCAGGCTGGTGTCCACTCTGATCTCTCGGGCCGGAACCGAGCTTGGAGAACAGCTGGACCAGATCCTCCGAGCGATTCTGAGCAAGATGCAGCAAGCAGAGACTCTGAGTGTCATGCAG TCTCTGATCATGGTGTTTGCCCACCTGGTTCACTCCCAGCTGGAGCCTCTGTTGGAGTTCTTGTGCAGTCTGCCCGGACCGACGGGGAAACCCGCCCTGGAGTTCGTCATGACAGAGTGGATGAGCAGACAGCACCTCTTCTACGGACAGTACGAGGGGAAAGTCAg CACGGTGGCGCTCTGTAAGCTGCTGCAGCATGGCCTCAACACTGACGACAAACGTCTTCAGGACATTGTGGTGAAGGGAGAGGAGATCTACAGCCCTGAAGACGGCATCCGTACACGATCCAAATCTGCCAAAA ACCCAGAGCGATGGACCAACATTCCTTTGCTTGTGAAGATCTTTAAATTGATCATAAATGAGCTGTCGACAGTGGTGGAGGCAAACGCCAGCAGGGCCAACGCAGGAGACTGGAGCCAAG attcCAGCGGTATgtgggaggagcaggaggaggacgagggggaggaagatgaggaggaggatgaagggcTGGCAGGGCAGCTGCTCTCTGATCTCATCGCCTCCAACAAATATG atgatgattattatgaggatgatgaggaggacgATCCAGATGCCTTGAAAGACCCCATATATCAGATTGATCTGCAG GCTTACCTGACGGACTTCCTGACACAATTCGCCCAGCAGCCGTGTTACAGCATGTTCTCAGGCCACCTCAACAACGCCGAGAGACAAACTCTGCAGTCTATAGGCCTctag